The following proteins are co-located in the Brevibacillus laterosporus DSM 25 genome:
- a CDS encoding ABC transporter ATP-binding protein: protein MKELLKIENLWKRYDLKTVIQDVSLTISEGKIIGLVGNNSSGKTTLLKMISGLRFPSKGSITIEGKKVGLVTKEIVSFMPDSSVFEKWMTVKDAMFFYRDFYTDFNLQQAMDLIAEFKIPLEENISTLSKGTTGILQLILTFSRKAKLYVLDEPLGGIDLISRKHVLDLILNFYRENSTILISTHLIAEIENIFDEVIFLKDGNIVLHENVEEIRFHHGKAVHELFKEVFEK, encoded by the coding sequence ATGAAAGAGTTATTAAAAATTGAAAATCTATGGAAAAGATATGATTTAAAAACAGTGATTCAAGATGTAAGCTTAACAATATCAGAAGGAAAAATTATCGGTCTTGTTGGTAATAATAGCAGTGGAAAAACGACATTATTAAAAATGATTTCTGGTTTACGCTTCCCTTCTAAAGGAAGTATTACCATTGAAGGTAAGAAGGTGGGCTTAGTAACGAAAGAAATCGTTTCATTTATGCCTGATAGTTCTGTTTTTGAAAAGTGGATGACAGTAAAAGATGCTATGTTTTTCTATCGAGATTTTTATACTGATTTTAATTTACAACAAGCAATGGATTTAATAGCCGAGTTTAAAATACCGCTAGAAGAGAACATAAGCACCTTATCAAAAGGAACAACAGGAATATTACAGCTTATATTAACTTTCTCAAGGAAAGCAAAGTTATATGTATTAGACGAACCATTAGGTGGAATTGATCTTATTTCTAGAAAGCATGTATTAGATTTAATTCTTAACTTTTATCGTGAAAATAGTACCATTCTTATTTCAACTCATTTAATAGCGGAAATTGAAAATATATTTGATGAGGTGATCTTTTTGAAAGACGGCAATATTGTATTGCATGAAAATGTAGAAGAAATTCGTTTTCACCATGGAAAAGCAGTACATGAGTTATTTAAGGAGGTTTTTGAGAAGTGA
- a CDS encoding GntR family transcriptional regulator, with protein MKTEFSPNIPIYIQVMECIKKEIVTGRLAPGDKIPAVRELAAELQVNPNTIQRTFQELEREGIAETRRGTGRFVTTNEEKITELRKEMAKELLGNFINGMNNLGFTEEEILSILRSSLEKKRKGNE; from the coding sequence ATGAAAACTGAGTTTTCTCCTAATATCCCGATTTATATTCAGGTAATGGAGTGTATCAAAAAGGAAATTGTAACAGGACGTTTAGCCCCGGGTGATAAAATTCCTGCCGTACGTGAATTAGCGGCTGAATTACAAGTAAATCCAAATACAATTCAACGTACATTTCAGGAGTTAGAACGAGAAGGTATTGCTGAGACACGCAGAGGAACAGGGAGATTTGTAACAACTAATGAAGAAAAAATTACAGAGCTACGTAAAGAAATGGCAAAAGAGTTGCTAGGTAATTTTATAAATGGAATGAACAACTTAGGATTTACGGAAGAAGAAATTCTCTCAATACTCCGGTCCTCTTTGGAAAAGAAAAGGAAGGGAAACGAATGA
- a CDS encoding RsiV family protein, giving the protein MDQQGEIIQLSDLFAQGVNFKEIINKEIQKHIKKNENAEFFTFTSISDTQGFLVKDGNLVIKFVQYEIGPRSPFVN; this is encoded by the coding sequence ATGGATCAACAAGGGGAAATCATACAATTGTCCGATCTATTTGCACAAGGTGTAAATTTCAAGGAGATTATTAACAAGGAGATTCAAAAACACATCAAGAAGAATGAGAATGCCGAATTCTTCACCTTTACCTCTATCTCAGATACGCAAGGATTTCTGGTCAAGGATGGAAACCTTGTAATTAAGTTCGTCCAGTACGAAATTGGCCCACGTTCTCCTTTTGTTAACTAA
- a CDS encoding ETX/MTX2 family pore-forming toxin — protein sequence MKKFASLFLVGVFLFSSTQFVHASSTDVQERLRDLAREDEAGTFNEAWNANFKPSDEPQFSNSPTQGIVILAPPKNVIGERRISQYKVNNAWATLEGSPTEVSGTPLYAGRNVLDNSKGTMDQELLTPEFTYTYTESTSNTTTHGLKLGVKTTATMKFPIAQGSMEASTEYNFQNSSTDTKTKQVSYKSPSQKIKVPAGKTFRVLAYLNTGSISGEANLYANVGGIAWRVSPGYPNGGGVNIGAVLTKCQQKGWGDFRNFQPSGRDVIVKGQGTFKSDYGTDFILKIEDITDSKSRNNNGSGTVVQEIKVPLIRTEI from the coding sequence ATGAAAAAATTTGCAAGTTTATTTCTTGTAGGTGTGTTCCTTTTTTCGAGTACGCAATTTGTTCATGCGTCATCCACAGATGTTCAAGAAAGATTACGGGACTTGGCAAGAGAAGATGAAGCCGGAACCTTTAATGAAGCATGGAATGCTAACTTCAAACCCAGTGATGAACCACAATTCTCTAATAGTCCAACTCAAGGTATTGTTATCTTAGCACCACCTAAAAATGTTATTGGCGAAAGAAGAATTTCACAGTATAAAGTAAATAATGCATGGGCTACATTAGAAGGAAGTCCAACCGAAGTATCGGGGACACCTTTATATGCGGGAAGAAACGTATTAGATAACTCAAAAGGAACAATGGATCAAGAGCTGTTAACACCCGAGTTTACCTATACCTATACGGAAAGCACTTCAAATACAACAACTCATGGATTAAAATTAGGAGTCAAAACCACTGCTACCATGAAATTCCCGATTGCTCAGGGTAGCATGGAAGCTTCTACTGAATATAACTTTCAAAATTCTTCCACTGATACTAAAACTAAACAAGTATCATATAAAAGCCCATCACAAAAAATTAAAGTACCAGCAGGTAAAACCTTTAGAGTTTTAGCATACCTAAATACTGGATCTATTTCAGGTGAAGCTAACCTTTACGCAAATGTTGGGGGTATAGCTTGGAGGGTTTCACCAGGTTATCCCAATGGCGGAGGAGTAAATATAGGTGCTGTACTTACCAAATGCCAACAAAAAGGATGGGGAGATTTCAGAAACTTTCAACCTAGTGGAAGAGATGTAATCGTTAAAGGCCAAGGTACTTTCAAATCTGATTATGGAACGGACTTCATTTTAAAAATTGAAGACATCACAGATTCAAAGTCACGAAACAATAACGGGAGTGGAACTGTCGTTCAAGAGATTAAAGTTCCACTAATTAGAACTGAAATATAG